The following is a genomic window from Meiothermus sp. QL-1.
CACATGGTACCGCAAAACGACCGCCCACCATGCTATGGGCTCCTTCGGAGCACGTGGAGGAGTCCATGTATCCCCGGTTTGAAAACCGGGGGATTATAGCTCCCCCACACCCCCTCTTTTCTCTAAACTGGGTGCATGCGTCTTTCCAAAACCGACATCTACGCCCTCAAAACCCTGGGCTACCTGGGCACCCAGCCGCCCGACCGCTTCGTGGGCAGCGAGGAGTTGAGCCGGGCCACCGGGGTGCGCCACACCTATCTGGTGCGCATCCTGGCCGCCTTGGTGGGGCACAACCTAGTCATCTCCAAAAAAGGGCAGGGTGGGGGGTATGCCCTGCCGCGCCCCCCCGAGGAGATCAACCTGCGCGATGTGATCCGGGCGGTGGACGGTCCTATTGCCCCCCTGGCCTGCGTGAGCCTGAACTGGCCCAAACCCTGCGTGGAGGAGAGCCGCTGCCGGGCCCGGAGCGTGGTCTGGCTCAAGGTGCGGGATGCCGTGCTGGAAAGCCTGAGTCGGGTAAGCGTGGCCGACCTGGCCGAGGACTTCCGCCGGGGGGTGGACTACTCGGAGTGTTTGGAGCACCTGCTGCCTGCAAGCGAGCTGCTCACCCGGCGCGGACTCCGGGCGACAGGCCCCACACGTCGGCGCAAGGCTAAGGGCCTGGGCTAGGCCCCCTCAAAAAAGCTTACACTTTTTGTAATCTGTATCTGCCCAACCAGCCTGCTTTTGCGTATGCTTTCGGTTGGGAGCAAGGAGGCAGAGATGAGCTACGCCAACCCCGATGTTCTGGTATCCACCGACTGGGTGCTGGAAAACCTGAACAACCCCAGCATCCGCATCCTGGAGGTCAACGAGGACATCCTGCTCTACGACACCGGCCACATCCCGGGCGCCCAGAAGATCGACTGGCAGGCCGATCTCTGGGACCCGGTGATCCGCGAGTTCATAAAGCCGGAGGAGCTGGCAGCCCTCTTTGAGCGGCTTGGCATCTCCAACGACACCACCATCGTGCTGTACGGCGACAAGAACAACTGGTGGGCGGCCTACGCCTTCTGGTTCTTCAGCTACAACGGCCACCGCCACCTCAAGCTGATGAACGGGGGGCGGATCAAGTGGGTGCAGGAGAACAAGCCCCTCACCACCGAGGTGCCCACCTACCCCAAGGGGACCTACATCCCCGGCCAGCGCGACCCCAATCTGCGGGCCTTCCGCGATGAGGTGCTGGCCCACCTGGAAAAGGTCAAGGCCGGCCAAGGGGCCCTGGTGGATGTGCGCAGCCCGGCCGAGTTTACCGGCGAGAAAACCCACATGCCCGAGTATCCCCAGGAGGGCGTCCTGCGGGGGGGGCATATCCCCGGGGCCAAGAGCATCCCCTGGGCCACCACGGTCAACCCCGACGGCACCTTCAAAAGCGCGGAGGAGCTCAGGGCCATCTACGAGGCCAAGGGCATCACCCCAGACAAGGAGGTCATCACCTACTGCCGCATCGCCGAGCGCAGCAGCCACACCTGGTTCGTGCTCAAGCACCTGCTGGGCTACCCCAAGGTGAAGAACTACGACGGAAGCTGGACCGAGTGGGGCAACGCGGTGGGGGTACCCATCGAGAAGGGTCCGGAACGGTAGGCTACCCGCCCATGGAGCGCAGCCGGCGCAGGCCGCCCTCGAGGTGGTAGACCCGCTGGTACCCGGCGGCCTCCAGGTAAAGCCCGGCCAGCTCGCTCAGCACCCCCCGCTCGCAGAGCAACAGAATGGGCCGGTCCCG
Proteins encoded in this region:
- a CDS encoding Rrf2 family transcriptional regulator codes for the protein MRLSKTDIYALKTLGYLGTQPPDRFVGSEELSRATGVRHTYLVRILAALVGHNLVISKKGQGGGYALPRPPEEINLRDVIRAVDGPIAPLACVSLNWPKPCVEESRCRARSVVWLKVRDAVLESLSRVSVADLAEDFRRGVDYSECLEHLLPASELLTRRGLRATGPTRRRKAKGLG
- a CDS encoding sulfurtransferase — translated: MSYANPDVLVSTDWVLENLNNPSIRILEVNEDILLYDTGHIPGAQKIDWQADLWDPVIREFIKPEELAALFERLGISNDTTIVLYGDKNNWWAAYAFWFFSYNGHRHLKLMNGGRIKWVQENKPLTTEVPTYPKGTYIPGQRDPNLRAFRDEVLAHLEKVKAGQGALVDVRSPAEFTGEKTHMPEYPQEGVLRGGHIPGAKSIPWATTVNPDGTFKSAEELRAIYEAKGITPDKEVITYCRIAERSSHTWFVLKHLLGYPKVKNYDGSWTEWGNAVGVPIEKGPER